The DNA region tttcacaatttagattcttcttaccatagagatgcttcacaccaaaaatggtaacgattggcctagtagttttcaagaagaagttaaaaatgtaaaattgttaacgcacgacgcacgacgcacaacgcacaacgcacgacgacggacgaagaccaattgcaataggtcacctgagtgactcaggtgacctaaaaatgacaatatttgcaggttttgatacgtatacgcctgtttgagtcaatatattccaagtattgaacatacctacaggttacaaatcaatgatttgttaaataaatattgttttaaatgattttaaaaaaaccccatcagatttgttgatactttaatttttttagtagcctgtccgaccgcgtatgggcattttacacgccttatccacccatattctttatataaatataactaataagaaatcattctttgaatataatgaaGCGATCAAATACGGTCTGGTGTAATTAATCCCATCATAAATCCCTTCGGGCTGTATTATGTTcgatcacccccccccctttgacagtatttgatcacctcataatggCTGCTCAGAGAATGAGAATGTCTAATTCCTTATAAATTGATAGACtttatattgacaatgtacaACGCATCTTACCGACTGTAAGGGCTTCTCCCGTACAATGGCCTTCCACACATCGCGATGGCGGGGGACAAGGCCTCTACAAAAAACCCCAAAGAACATAAAATCCTACCAATACGACTTTGTGAACGCCTCAGAAACATCGAAGACAAAATTCACTAAAAAATGAATGTCTAattagaaatatattaaaacggACGCCTGGTGGatgttggatttttaaaaaaaatttaaaatcccaTTTTCCCCACACGGTAGAACAAATAGGATTATATTATTGATAGCATAAATATAGACTGACATGTTCATCACAGGCTCCATCTGCAGACGAATATGCTATGATAGCAAAAATACAGATTGCACTGtttatttacacttttaaaATCTCAATTTGTCGGGACTTGatgctttataaaaaaaaaaacaacaaacaaaatcgtttaatatgtaaaatagattaaaacaccctttatttaaagaaaagtaaaattttgaaatggatAAAATAAGAGGCACTAGCTACCAGGTGTAAATATGTGATTCATGGAAAGTAAGTGGGGTTGGTAATTAGAAAAGGAATACGGCCGTATGGAAACTTATAAAACACCCCCCTCCACCACcgatttttcaacatttccgCGTATGCGCAGTAATCATCTTGATCTTGGTATACTATATTCTAATATTTTCTAATACTTACATCACATGTTTCATGATGTGGATTagctgtaaataaaaaaaaccacatcaAGTTAGTTTCAAAGTTATTCATTTGAACGTTGATACATGTTGGTAGAAATATTTTCCTTGTCATGCAAAAGAATCTAGGAatcagaacaaaaaaaaataatttatgtttcGTTGACCATTTAACGTTTTTAAGGATTATTCACTAGCGCCCTAAATACACATATGTCGATTTCAAAGCTCGTTATTGGCTAGAGTTGTCACTGTGGGCTTATGAAAATGACGTCAACAGATTTCCAAAAGGCTGACGAATgtcttaattgtttaaaattgatttgagttccgtttataaagattaaaaatatgCTTAGTCGACTTGCTAATAACTATTTTTTGTGTGTAGATGATTTATTCAGGAAGGaaaattatatctaatttatttaACAGCAATTGATATTAATTGGGATATCAAGTGATCATGAGTCAATATTGAAAACAGAGAGACAGACTTACAATTCAGTACGTCACAATGACCATCATGACATCTGTAGCCCGGGGGACAGGCCGGCTGGTGGGgagaaaaatcaatatgaaaattaattggTCCATGCATAAGGTGCAGAAATGTAAGCTAACATGTTTAATCAGGTACTTGTAAGCCAAAAAATGATGTCTCATTCAAAGAGTATGTTAACTATACATATACATCAATATCAAAATACTATGTTTATAtcttatacgtacatgtatgtcatgTATACAAATAAGACTGATAAATATttcgattttaattttttgatctCTTCGAATATTTCAACGTTGTTTGAAAATTACTTACGGTACATTGGCCACCTCTGTCTACAAACAAAGGgggaaaaataagaaaatgcaATCATTTTGTCTGCAAtacaacatttacaaaaattCCAGGAAATAACGATTTGATGGATTGCACTGTACCTACCTCTATCGCAACTTCCCCTGTTACAAACAAATCCGGCTGGGCATCTCGGCTAAAACGTAATAAATTTGTGAAATAAATTACTTGTAAAATCGTATCAGTCATGAATGTCATGTTTAAAGACCACAGCAgtatataataattatgatgttgatttaaatattttgtctgTATACATTCATTCAAAGAAGTCCAATTTGATATGAGTGATGAACGTCatctttagaatttttttcttcccaTTGATTGATGGCACgattataattttcattctgTCTCTTACTGTCCTAGTTTGTAACATTTACCAGGTATTTcctgatacatttttttctctatctTCTACTGACATTTTTAATAGATCGTATGTTCTTGTTTTAATGGAAATTTTTCTTAAGATGGATACTTTCTTAAGACGGATACTTACTCTGCAAGGGactaaaaaaagaaaggaagaagaaagttaataaaactatttgctgaaaaataagttatttgtaatgtgcaatatattaaataaaaattaatctcAGTTTCTGTGTTTGTAACATTTTACTTACTGTCTTCGCATCTGCCATTGATGCATCTTTGCCCATTTCCACATGAAGgctaattgaaatataaaaaattaaaaaaaatatcaaaatcatatttatttagatCCGCGGAAAATTCTTAAAGCTTATGACGTCATGACTTCATAATAACTAATGTTGTTTCCGTATTGcgtattaaaacaatattttttttgtgtgtaaaGGAGTTTTTAAGTGTTACATCATATCAAATAGTTTTTATGTAAGCAAACCAGTGaagttgaataaaaaaaattaactactCTTGTTGTCTGAATTCCTTAGCCATTTCTCACTCTGGtaggttttcttttttaaaaataattattattggcaaaatttgtgataaaattatGTAGAAAAGAATTTTAGCTTACCCTGCAGGGTTCTgaaaagaccaaaaaaaaaaatcaatatcaacaaagtaattataatttttataggGTAAATAAATTGTTAGATACGCGATTATAAACGTATCaatcaaaatgtatttaaatattccaaaaaaaaaaaatggtaaccGGAAATAACCATACACCTACCGTAATGGCAGTGGCCGTGATGGCACGTGTGGTTTTCCTCACACATCGGCTAAAcaagaaaatcaaatcaaaacatCAAATTTCTCATGCAAAAGActttgtttataataataataatcaaaatacaattatttaatataattgatttgatgtacatatataaatattgagtATTATCAAATGTAATAATGAAATAGATACATTGATTGTCgtaaaatgttataaatcaATCAACGTCATGATAGATCAGATAGAATAAAATGAAGGGATTTGTTTATGGTTTGGTGCCAAAGTTGAAGTCTGCAATAGACTAGCTTAATTTCCTACTACGAGgatttaattgaaatataaaatgatttgcCAGGAGCAGTGAGCGAAAATCATTATAGTAAATGAGGAAGttcaattctttaaaatcactAATTACCTATACAGCAACAAATTTTAGTGAGAATATTTAGCTCattacaaaatgttattttttaaacccaGCTAATAATtagctaaacaagaaaaaaaacttcgtCCTTACTGCATTTTAGCAACGAATTTAGAAAAGAATGTAGCTGAAATATTTAAGGCGTTGCGTAGTAACgactttcaataaaaaaaatcatacgtaataaaaatcataaaatcttaaaaaatcatttaaacaataaaatgctttctttggtgattcattcgggatatgaaggtagcgacattgcaggaaaaatacataaccctcgttagcgggttatgtaaatttttcctgcaatgatcgctaccttcatcattttattgtttatattaacatctttctttaactaattaataaactgattatgaaaagttagtaaaattcactaaattactgttactGTACAAAGGTACGTTAGCTataagaaacagccaaatcgtctcctgtgagactttgagtctggcatcgtcatgattatttcgtgcagtccgggattttactaaggtcgctgtaggttcagaccaatcgataaacagggcgtgtcaatttcagtcctgtcactttcagccgctgtagatttcgaccaatcgataaatagggcgtgtagatttcagtctggctgtttctatagagctatgaattaactataagtttccgtaagaaatagaggaaattatgcctggtagatgtaaatatacatgtatggagactctctctctctctctctctctctctctctctctctctctctctctctctctctctctctctctctctctctctctgtgtacgTTTACTTACACTACAAAGAGAGTCACCCTCTACAAAAAGAAAGGAAAAGCAATAATTATTGACAAACTGATGAAACTCAATCGATggtcaatttgtttttatctgaATTAATCGAATTGAACTTTTAATCTATGCATCGTTTCGaagcttatatacatgtaattatcataTATGATTGATAGAGCTATACTTCTTGTACATTAATCTTACTTTTTTGACATCCGCCTCCATAGCAAACATAGCCTGGGTCACATCCATCCTAAGAAATAAAACCcgggaaaatgttaaaatatcaatttattaacCACAGAAATACTTTTTTGAGACATCCATTACAGATACTTACCGGACATGGCGAGGAAGAAGCACGTGGTCTTGTTAACGTTGCAGGAGGGGGTGGCTGGGGGTCTCTTCGTATCACCCTCACCATGAATGGATTAGGAAAGATCCTCCCATTGAAATCtaagaaaatttaaatgaatgtaaaaatattgaataaaatcgTGTTCAAACAGTTTCAGTAAGTAAGTAAGCAGGCGGATCCAACATCTAATTTCAATTATATTGCTATCCAATTAAacaccgggggggggggggggtgataaaagaatttatataagATAATACAATATTAACGAGAACAAAATCACAAAGTGTTGAACATTTTTGTACTTACTGTTCTGTTGAGCCGAACAAATGTAGTATATAGAAGAAAGGAGGCATATCTGTAACCACATCCACATTTGTTGCTTTATGAAAGACGCTGCAAGAATTGAATAACTATTTTAAATTGACGAAAAATATTATAGCACCAACATTACATGTACctaatttgatgattttaaaaaatgccctTGTGCTTCTACACGGTTTGCTCGAGATTTTCTGTCAAGCATTTGCTCTCGTACATGCCATTCTTTATGAACATAATTTCTAACATCTTTTTTATACCTGTATTACTTCGTTATCTTGATAGAATTTGATTCTTCTTCCATgttgtaattttcttttataaaaaaataaccaagCCTTGTTAATGCAGTTATGAGTAAACCTGTCTGGAATAAAATCCTACCTTGAtgataaataaaagtataaatcCCGATTGTAAACTATAGTACAGGTACTGTGTATTATTGTGCCTCCTAATAATGTCTATTTTTATTACAAACCCACTTTCCGTTGTCGAAGATTGTGCAGTATGGAAAAGACGAGGGAATTGTCAGAAGTTGGTCGTTATCTGTCATACTGCACATCAATCACACGCATGAGCACTCTGACAAATGACGACGTCACAGATACACTGTAATCATCAGCCACCATAATGATGACCTTTGACcccgaataaaaaaaataacccacGACTGCAACAAACATGACAGAGCAAATAATCACcaaaaacacattttgtgtATACACAAGGAAATCCAGATTGACTAATTAAAAGTACAAAGGTTCATAGGAAAACCGTGTGGTTTGCTTCGAACACGTTTTATTATTGGGATTGACgctatttgttttgtttgaacTTCATGACACAAATTCAATAAATCAGCGGTTTACCTAAGAACACACGTAAATTCTAATAAGGAAGAGGAAATTGATTTAATGCCTACTTATTTACCTATTTAGTCCTATTCAAAAAGTGCttcaatattaatttaaaatctgTTGGGGAATCTTTTCCAAAAATTTTACAAGATGATAGAGGACAAAATGTGAAGCAATTCGCCCCCAGAATAATAGGACATTGTTTGCAGTTCACATCTGTAGGACGTTTTGGTGACTTTGATAATAGCACATGACATAATTCATTCAGAGCAcgtttctttttcaaataagtACACGTGTTTTTATGAGGGAAAAACCGCACGTTTACCATTTGAAGTTcgaatttattaaagaaaatcaatCAAGATTCACAAATTTTACAGGGAATTCATTGTTATATacattttgataatgaaaaaataaagatttgataaagaaatttgaaGGCCAGCTAAATAGTATTGGTAAAGTTAAAATAACCTTGATTGGAAAGGGAACAAAATTCTTAGTCATTTCTTTTTCGTTTGATccatatttatcaaatatattcttgtatttaaatttacatatgcATATCAATGTAAGctctatttattatttttagttctatttaaaatataaataaattgtcTTATACATTAATAGCTTGTTAACGTTTTAGGGTTATCAGATTTTACATTATTTCCATACACCAAGTATCCGTTCCGCATAAATTCCGCACAAGTGAATTTCTAGTGCTCACAGTTGCAAAAAACGCTTTTATCCTTTTATTTTCTGATTAAAATTTAGTGGATAAAAAGTGTAAGTGCAAAATCTAATCTTacattatcatatatataggCGATTATTGCAAGTTTCCAATTTTCTGACCACTTCCGGTCAAGCACCATCAAAACATTATCAGAAAATCTGTCCACCGATGATTTATACCCGTCCCATTTTTTCAAGAGTAGTCATTTAGTCTTAGTTACACATTTGTACAAGATAAACAATGGTTTGTATTCTAGTCAAATCTTCATTTATTTCTTGAGGTATGAGACCTGATATTCTTAAATTATCCTATTTGTTTTAGAATCTATATTATTTAGAATTGCGTCATTTAAAGGGCAATCATAGACATACACGTGATAtctgaattatttttcttttttaattaaaataagtaACCATTAACGACATGTATGCAACCACTTTATTAATTTACTATCGTATTTgtaaattatacaatttacatgcatgtacattatGTAATCATGTTGGACTAAgtataaataattattcatataaataagCTTATCTTGAATAAGGattaagaataagaaaaaatcttaattaagcattacattattttatttagttACCGCCCTAATATCAAACTTACAGATATGACAGTAGGAATCATAAGATAAAAAGTATATTAAAGAGTGactgtatcatttttaaagaaaacattgaaatgtcatataacattataataaaaaaaatgctttccGTCTACAATATAAACGGGGAGAAATGATATGTattagaataataaaaaaaaacaactctgtATATTACACAAAAATATTGTAGATTTTCAAAGGTAACGTAACTACgtgtacatttttttgaaattgataaataCAAGTACCGATTTCAATGCTCTCATCAAAATACGCTTTCAGGTAGTTGAATTTTCTTCAAGCGTTAATGATCTTCACACAAAATGTTTGAATGTTACATTCTTTATTTTggatgaacaatttttttaaagaatttattttacatcagtctatatttaaaaaattaaaaaaaccccaaaagatACTAAATAGTTGTTCTCAGAAATGCAAAGAATGATGTctcatgaaaatgaaatacgGTTGAATCGATATATCATTACAATAAAGTAAATTCGGTATGTATAAAATgatgtatatgtaaaattagTGCTCATgtacaaatgaataaataatatatatttcccAAGAGACGAAACAAAGTTTACACGTACTTGACATAAACCCATAACTCCTCTGGGAGATTAATGGACATCATCCATCTTACAAACAAATTCTTCATTCAAATCTCACTGCAGATGTTACCCAATCGAACGTTTAAGATTCTCATTTTATGCTTTTATGTTTGCATATATGCACTTGAAACAAATGACAAGTCTCATAAATAGCACCGAGATCCATATGATTAAAGTACTGCACAGTCAATATCAGGTCTGCACTAGTGGATTTCATTCATCCAGTTTGGGCTTGgttgtttttcttcttcttgCATCAAATCCAATGCACTGAACGGggaataatcaatttatttgacatattgaaatatatacttTAAGTTCAAGGAGAAATGTTGACGCCTTGGCCAGTGACGGGGTCCTGGAAGAGGATTGAGCTCAAATCGACACCTAACTGGCTGTCTGGTATATTAGACCGCCTGAATTCGCTGGCGATCCTAGCGTGAATATCATTCGCTCCTCCTACTCCGCCATTCTGCTGAAACTGGGATCCGAACGCACCTGGGGTGGTCCTTCTGCCGCCTCCTACAAAGAAGTCGGTCACCTGTGTCCCTGGGCCTCCCCCTTGTTGATTCCTGACCTGGTGGTGGTGGTCGTGGTCTCCTCCTCCCGGTCCCTCGTGGTGATGATCATGGTGGCCAGTTTGTCCCGTTACTGGGATCAGAGCACCCCCGGCCCCGGGCTGTGAATGGTCATGGGTATGATCGAGACTGGGATTAGTGAGATGTGTCAGCGTATGGCTATCTAagaaatggaagaaaatatatacatgtattcaggACCTAATTTTATATAAACTTGACGGTTGTAAAAGAACTAATCAGTTATCTTCCACTGACTTGTTATAATTTCAATGTTATAAAAGAGTAAATATATGATGAAGAGGCTTTACCAAGTTCGCAATGTCCGTGGTTGCATACTTCGGGCGGAACACATGGAACCTGTatacaagaaaaagaaaataaacccTTAATTATAATGAGTCGGTCAACTCGTAAAAAGAGGTTCACGAATAGTGAACGCTAAGAGGGTTAAACTAAGTCTTTAGTAGACAGATTGATTGTCTTTACTTACAGCGCACGTGTCTGGTCCGCTTGTTTCTGTAGAagtaagaaaagaaaattatcaatCAACTCAATTCTCACAGTCTCTTTCAAGTATTTCTTGCCAGCTGTAAACATTTTGTAACAGTTGTGACAAAATTCTTAATAAATCTAATTAGCCCACTAGAAATGtattattaaatcaattatgaGTAAAGAAAAAGTTGGATTTTGATGAGAAAAattaatggttaaaaaatgatCGATTAAAGATACCTATGTCGCAGTGTCCATTGTGGCACACATATCCAATGGGACATGGTTCCTGAAAAAATGATACATGGATTAATAcactacattttttaaattcgttTAACATTTGTTGCTGTATATTCACTATAAATTCATTCTATTTAAGTCTTTGAAAAAATCGTTAATTCAATATAGTTGCAGTTCTTTTGGGGCGGAAGTAAAGGGGGTCCAGACCCCTccctgcaaaattcaaattcctttaaatctacattataaaattaccaaaaatacgcCCAAGACACCTCCCCCCGGGAAACTTAAATGAGcgtcagaccccccccccccccctggaaaaattgtCTCGATCCGTGCATGCGCTGTATAACTGTTTTTTCGGTAGTTTCAGCattataaagattaaaaaacttaCCCGACATTGTGCTTCATGTAAGTGTGAAGAGGACTctgaaataaattcaaaatgaaataaactatCACGTTTCAATATTCTATTAATcaatttgattttgtaaatcaTGTCAAAAACATCAGTTTTAAGCAAAAGCAGTCGTTACATAAGCATTATTAAACTGACAGTTTCACAACTATATTGTCATTATTgcgatggaaaaaaaaaaaagaaaaaaagaaaaaaaagactgaTTTTCAATAAAAGATGTTAAAAGTGTAATCACCATAACTCGTGAATCTGTTTATTCAATAGACATTCCGATAGAAGTATAGAAcacactgtacatgtaattatacttTCGcagtaaaatatttacacatttcaTTTTCAACTCTTGCTGACAATAATTTCATCATCAGGAAGCGGTTGACAGGTCGACGGACATTACTGTATTTTTAGCTTGTCATACTAGCTTACGCACATTTTCCGAAATCATAATACAGTGTATCTGTTGTATTATTTTTAGCCAAGTCACTGTATTGATCTTCGACTTCGATAAGGTTTTATTTACAACAATTGGCCGATTGTAATATGACGAAGGTTTGGTTATCTACAAATCCTTTTTGCAATGAGCCTATTACATATTTGTGCGAAATAATAATAATCGTAATTTAGTTAGTACTACCTTTGTCACAATGTCCGTCATGACAAACAAAGCCTGGAGGGCATGGTGGCTGTAAACGAAATAAAAAACAgttcagtctttttttttttatcatgaagaGATTTTCATAGTGTATATGAATGTCAGGTATAGAAAATcaaatacttgtacatgtacaaatgtatgtTATCAAAATACTTACATTGCATACTGGACCACTAGGAACAGAACTCTCtgaaagaattttcaaaaatgtcatcaCATACAAAAAgactcaaattttaaaaaaaattgccactTGAAAGCAATGAAACAAATGGCA from Crassostrea angulata isolate pt1a10 chromosome 7, ASM2561291v2, whole genome shotgun sequence includes:
- the LOC128155749 gene encoding uncharacterized protein LOC128155749: MKILLFALLFSIVEPQIFRTIRFVPVPYQGPRIFRGSSPAFNIGRSRWSWSRCFQYPWIQACQRLFGRPRADDWLPPNSRSQTLPPQNIWQQQQPINRQPPRRIPQQHVPGNVPFQTQTGFGHVPDITHIQPVCNISCARGLRLLAGECRDIGLDSLCTPSCPNGYICHHGHCDIAPCNPACSNGLTCRDGKCIDNHRCEPACCPGQVCHRGTCLAESSVPSGPVCNPPCPPGFVCHDGHCDKESSSHLHEAQCREPCPIGYVCHNGHCDIETSGPDTCAVPCVPPEVCNHGHCELDSHTLTHLTNPSLDHTHDHSQPGAGGALIPVTGQTGHHDHHHEGPGGGDHDHHHQVRNQQGGGPGTQVTDFFVGGGRRTTPGAFGSQFQQNGGVGGANDIHARIASEFRRSNIPDSQLGVDLSSILFQDPVTGQGVNISP